A segment of the Gemmatimonadota bacterium genome:
TTATGGGCGTGCCGTTCCGGCTGCGACAAGCACATATCGATATGTTGCATGTGGGACGTCGCATTTGGGGCAGGCAGTTGCCCAATTGCAAGTTGCAGACTCTGGAACAATATATTTGCCGCCGCACCCGGCAGGGCGATATTCCAGGCGCGGAGATTCCCAATGCGTATCACCGGTTTGTCAAGTCGGGAAATGCCGTGCAAATGCGCGATATCTTGCATCACAATGTGCTGGATCTGCTGACGACGACAGAGGTGTTGTTGCGTGTGGTGGAGGGGGAGAGGGAAGTGTGAAGTGTGAAGGAGGAAGTGTGAAGAAGCACTTGCTCTGGGGTGACGTGGGGTGGACTTCTAACTTCTTACTTCTAACTTCTTCCTTCTAATATGGCGTTGAATGTTGCGCTCGGGCGCATGGCCGATGTTATTTTTTCGGTGTCTGGGAGATAATAACCGCCCATGTCAACGGGTGGACCCTGTGCTGCATTGAGTTCGTCAATGATGGTTGTTTCATTTGCTTCGAGTTGTTGTGCTAATTTTGCAAATCGCACTTGAAGTGCCGGGTCTTCGCTTTGTTGAGCCAGTGCTTGTGCCCAGTACAGGGCGAGGTAAAAATGGCTTCCGCGGTTGTCCAATTCGTGTACTATGCGCGAGGGCGATTTTCTGTTGTTTAAAAATACGCGGGTTGCCTCGTTTAGTGTTTCTGATAGAATGCTGGCTGTTTTGTTGTTGGTTTTATGTCCCAGGTCTTCGAGGGACGCGGCGAGGGCCAATATTTCTCCCATTGAATCCCACCTCAAATGCCCTTCTTCTACAAATTGCTGTACGTGCTTGGGAGCAGAGCCTCCTGCGCCGGTTTCGAAAAGGCTTCCGCCTGCCAGAAGGGGTACAATTGAAAGCATTTTTGCACTGGTTCCCAGTTCGAGAATGGGAAACAGGTCTGTGAGGTAGTCGCGCAATACATTGCCGGTGACAGAGATGGTGTCTTTTCCATTTTTGGCGCGTTGCAGGGTTGCGCGCATGGCTTTTGTTGGGGACAGAATTTGGATGTCCAAACCGCTTGTGTCGCAGTCTTTCAAATAGGTATCGACTTTGTCGATTAAGTTTCTGTCGTGCGCTCTGTTTTCGTCTAGCCAGAATATGGCCGCTGATCCGGTTATGCGCGCGCGGTTGACGGCGAGGTTGACCCAGTCCCGTATCGGAAGGTCCCTGGTTTGGCACGCGCGCCAGATGTCCCCTTTTTCTACTTCGTGCTCGAGTAAGATCTGTCCCGAAGTATCGACGACGCGAACCCGACCGTTTGAAGGTATTTCATAAGTTTTGTCGTGCGATCCGTATTCTTCTGCTTTTTGTGCCATTAATCCCACATTGGATACATTGCCCATTGTGGTGATGTCGAAGGTTCCGTGTTCTTTGTGAAAGTCGATGATTTCCCGATAGATGCGCGCATAAGAGCGGTCGGGGATGGTGTATATGGTGTCGCGGAGTTCGCCGTCGGGTCCCCACATTTGTCCGGATTCGCGGATTGCAGCGGGCATGGATGCGTCGATGATTACATCGCTGGGTACGTGTAGATTTGTGATGCCGCGATCCGAGTTGACCATTGCGAGGTCCGGGCGATGGGTGTAACAAGCGGCAATGTCGGATTCGATTTCTGCGCGTTGCGATTCCGGCAGGCGCGCAATTTTTGTATATACTTCTCCTATGCCGTTGTTGGGATCGATGCCGAGTTTATCAAATACAGCTGCGTGTTTTTCAAATAC
Coding sequences within it:
- a CDS encoding ribonuclease H-like domain-containing protein, which codes for MGVPFRLRQAHIDMLHVGRRIWGRQLPNCKLQTLEQYICRRTRQGDIPGAEIPNAYHRFVKSGNAVQMRDILHHNVLDLLTTTEVLLRVVEGEREV
- a CDS encoding NADP-dependent isocitrate dehydrogenase, which translates into the protein MASIVYTKTDEAPALATCSLLPIIKTFTEPAGIEITIEDISLAGRIIANFPENLTESQKQSDALMELGELAKTPEANIIKLPNISASIPQLTAAIRELQEKGYDIPDYPEEPQTEAEREIQDRYAKVLGSAVNPVLREGNSDRRVASAVKEYAKNNPHPMGEWTSESQSHVAYMRDRDFYGSEQSVVLAEDSTLKIEFIDSDGNTTILKDDIPVQAGEVVDAMVMNCRALRAFYETQLEKAKNKGILFSLHLKATMMKVSDPILFGHAVTVYYKDVFEKHAAVFDKLGIDPNNGIGEVYTKIARLPESQRAEIESDIAACYTHRPDLAMVNSDRGITNLHVPSDVIIDASMPAAIRESGQMWGPDGELRDTIYTIPDRSYARIYREIIDFHKEHGTFDITTMGNVSNVGLMAQKAEEYGSHDKTYEIPSNGRVRVVDTSGQILLEHEVEKGDIWRACQTRDLPIRDWVNLAVNRARITGSAAIFWLDENRAHDRNLIDKVDTYLKDCDTSGLDIQILSPTKAMRATLQRAKNGKDTISVTGNVLRDYLTDLFPILELGTSAKMLSIVPLLAGGSLFETGAGGSAPKHVQQFVEEGHLRWDSMGEILALAASLEDLGHKTNNKTASILSETLNEATRVFLNNRKSPSRIVHELDNRGSHFYLALYWAQALAQQSEDPALQVRFAKLAQQLEANETTIIDELNAAQGPPVDMGGYYLPDTEKITSAMRPSATFNAILEGRS